In Planifilum fimeticola, the genomic window GAGGGATACCGCCGGCGTTGGATCATTGAACGCTGCTTCGGGTGGATGACCAATTACCGTCGGTTGGTAGTTCGGTATGACCGATATTTGCATATATATAGAGCTTTTTGCCTGATCGCATTCATTATTTGGTGTGTAAACCGAATTTTGAAATAGCTTCTAGAGACCGTGGAACGGGATTCGTTTATGTAAATGACGAAGATATCGCTCTATTACTGTTAAGGGAGGGATACCTGAAGGTCTATCCAAGCGATTGGGAAATCGACGGGAAGAAGATGAGGGACAAGCTGCAAACCTACCAGAGGGCCGAAGAGTTGGCCATGGAAGAGGATAAGGGCATATGGGGGAAATTTGATTAGAGGTCCGAAGGACGAAAATATCAACTCGCCCTCTCCGGCGGTGACCTTCCCCTTCCTTCACGCCGGCGAGGTGATCTTAAAACGAAAACGAGCGGCAAGCCGGTTCATCGGCCTGCCGCTTTTACATTCACTGCTCCACTGCCCTTTTGGCCGTTCGGGTAGCTTTCAACAGCGATTTTTGAAGCTGATGGACGGCTCTGAGCAGGGCCTTCCGATCTCCGTTCTCAATCGCCTCCGCCAGGGCGGGCAGGGGTTGTGCCGCGTACCCCGTGGTCAGTCCCGGCGCCCAAATCTGATGCTTGTACCAATTACGCCCGGGAAGCCCTTCCGGCCGGGTCAGGTCGCGCTCCTGCTTAAGAAGGGCCGAATTGATTTTTTGCAATTGCCGGCGTTCTTTCGGAGTCACACCGTCGGAGAGCATCCCAAAAGCTTGTTCTTCCAAAAGGACGGCCGCATTTTTCCACCGCTCGGCTTGTCCGATCAGAGTAGACAGATCGACTCCCAGAGTCCCCTGTTCCTCCAATTCTTTCAACAGCTGAACCACTTCTTCGGCATAATCGGAATACCTGAACGGAAGCACGTCGGCATTGGCCAACCGGAGAGCCATGATTCCGCTGACACGTGCACTGGCCGCATGATGGGCATAACCGGGATCAATGAACCGTTCAACGGTCTCCGAGTTGTCGTAAGCGCTGTGATACAAGCCCTCCCCCGAGCTGAAGCCGGTATCCGCCGAGGGAACGCCTGCATGCTGGAGAAAGGCGGTGTAATCGGACCCGCTTCCCAACTGCCCGATTGTCGGCAGCTTGCCGCCAGATCGCTCCTTCCAATCATCATATATGGATGTCCCGGTCCGAGGCTCCGTCACCTCCCGGGTCACCGAGTAAATCAAATCCTTCATGGAAGGAACCGCCGACGCTCCGAAGTACTGGCCGGCCACGCCATCCATGTTGAGATACGCGACCGCATTTCTTGTCAGATCTCTTCGGTTCTCTTCCACCCATTCCGTCGATCCGATGAGCCCGTATTCTTCCCCGTCCCATCCCGCGAGCACAATCGAGCGTTCCGGACGCCATCCCTTTTGGTACAGACTCCCGAGAACCCGGGCGATCTCCATGACAGAGGACCAACCGGAGTTATTATCCCGGGCACCGTAAACCCATCCGTCCCGATGGGCTCCGATCACCACCGTTTCCTCCGGATATTTGCTGCCAGGGATGCGCACAACGATATCATTGACCCTCTTGTTCGCATATTTGATGTCCAGAGATATCTTCACTTTGGTCGGCCCCGGTCCGAGGCGATACGGAAAGGAAAAACCGCCCTGCCAGGATTCCGGCGCTTTCGGCCCTTCCATGTTTTCCAGCAGAAAGCGCGCTTGCCCGTAAGAAATCGGAGTGGTAGGGATTGTCGGCAATGAATCGGCTTTGTCGGGGGAAATGCGCTTTTCTCCCGGAAGAGAGGGATTTCCCGGGGTCAAGGGATCGCCGGGATAACGGTAGATGTAGAGAATGCTGCCGCGTTGAATGGCGTCCGCCGGCCTCCAGGGCCCGTCCGGATATACCTTTCCCCTCGTAAATCCATCGTCAGCCGGATCGGA contains:
- a CDS encoding M28 family metallopeptidase — its product is MVGFRHRSGLTFLMILSLLFLTVVPVQAKSEASGAIAGFSDDKIQWQREFEQRFSKGVKEERIASDSRAMSLRPTLVGSEGNRASLKYAVRQLKEAGLNPKIVSYDVYLSNPEKISIAQTAPEKRKLKVIEDLPPGTPFAKEVVPGYNAYSPAGEVEAELVYANYGRPEDFAELKKRGVSVKGKIVLVRYGQNFRGVKTDQAAKHGAKGVIIYSDPADDGFTRGKVYPDGPWRPADAIQRGSILYIYRYPGDPLTPGNPSLPGEKRISPDKADSLPTIPTTPISYGQARFLLENMEGPKAPESWQGGFSFPYRLGPGPTKVKISLDIKYANKRVNDIVVRIPGSKYPEETVVIGAHRDGWVYGARDNNSGWSSVMEIARVLGSLYQKGWRPERSIVLAGWDGEEYGLIGSTEWVEENRRDLTRNAVAYLNMDGVAGQYFGASAVPSMKDLIYSVTREVTEPRTGTSIYDDWKERSGGKLPTIGQLGSGSDYTAFLQHAGVPSADTGFSSGEGLYHSAYDNSETVERFIDPGYAHHAASARVSGIMALRLANADVLPFRYSDYAEEVVQLLKELEEQGTLGVDLSTLIGQAERWKNAAVLLEEQAFGMLSDGVTPKERRQLQKINSALLKQERDLTRPEGLPGRNWYKHQIWAPGLTTGYAAQPLPALAEAIENGDRKALLRAVHQLQKSLLKATRTAKRAVEQ
- a CDS encoding thermonuclease family protein, with amino-acid sequence MCKPNFEIASRDRGTGFVYVNDEDIALLLLREGYLKVYPSDWEIDGKKMRDKLQTYQRAEELAMEEDKGIWGKFD